One window from the genome of Malus domestica chromosome 01, GDT2T_hap1 encodes:
- the LOC103456131 gene encoding uncharacterized protein, with product MVMIRNLSRSLSRSAIAKTLLSPSNSRPSSHSAIPLLAPLAGQRLRNNSAAFEPEFRDTTTTRCLHSLGGGGGLPSSMRAAVFREPNKPLTFEEFHIPRPKSGELLIKTKACGVCHSDLHVMKGELPFASPCVVGHEITGEVVEHGPATDTKTKARLPIGSRVVGAFIMPCGNCSYCSKGHDDLCEDFFAYNRAKGTLYDGETRLFLRSSGKPVYMYSMGGLAEYCIVPANALTILPESLPYIESAVLGCAVFTAYGTMANAAQVKPGDSVAVIGIGGVGSSCLQIARAFGASDIIAVDVQDEKLQKAKIFGATHAVNAAKEDAVAKIMEITGGKGVDIAVEALGRPQTFLQCVQSVKDGGKAVMVGLSQAGAVGEVDINRLVRRKIQIIGSYGGRARQDLPKLVRLAESGIFDLANAVSRRYKFEESNEAFQELNKGSIVGRAVVEIM from the exons CTCTCGCCATCAAATTCAAGGCCCTCTTCCCATTCTGCTATTCCGTTGTTGGCGCCGTTGGCGGGTCAACGCCTACGCAACAACTCTGCCGCATTTGAACCCGAATTCAGAGATACCACCACCACCAGATGCCTTCACTCGCTTGGCGGCGGTGGCGGACTGCCTTCCTCCATGAGGGCAGCTGTCTTCAGGGAACCCAACAAACCTCTCACCTTCGAGGAATTTCACATCCCTCGCCCCAAATCCGGTGAACTTCTCATCAAAACCAAGG CATGCGGAGTTTGCCACTCTGATCTCCATGTTATGAAGGGCGAGCTTCCATTTGCTAGCCCATGTGTTGTGGGACATGAGATAACTGGTGAGGTTGTCGAACATGGACCGGCCACAGACACCAAAACTAAAGCAAG ATTACCAATTGGATCTCGAGTTGTTGGAGCTTTCATCATGCCTTGCGGCAACTGTTCCTACTGTTCAAAG GGCCATGATGATCTATGCGAGGATTTCTTTGCCTATAACCGTGCAAAAGGAACTCTTTATGATGGTGAAACTCGGCTGTTCCTCCGCAGCAGTG GAAAACCAGTATACATGTATAGTATGGGAGGCCTTGCTGAATACTGTATTGTGCCGGCAAATGCATTGACTATTTTGCCCGAGTCATTGCCATACATCGAGTCTGCAGTTTTAGGTTGTGCAGTGTTTACTGCTTATGGTACTATGGCTAATGCGGCTCAGGTGAAGCCTGGGGATTCAGTTGCTGTGATCGGAATTGGGGGTGTAGGGTCAAG CTGTTTGCAGATAGCAAGAGCATTTGGTGCCTCTGATATTATCGCTGTGGATGTTCAAGATGAAAAACTGCAGAAAGCCAAGATATTTGGAGCTACGCATGCTGTAAATGCAGCTAAAGAAGATGCTGTTGCCAAAATAATG GAAATAACTGGTGGAAAGGGTGTGGACATCGCTGTGGAAGCCCTGGGAAGGCCGCAGACATTTTTGCAATGTGTGCAAAGTGTGAAAGATGGAGGAAAAGCTGTAATGGTTGGGCTTTCACAAGCTGGTGCAGTTGGGGAAGTAGATATAAACCGTCTTGTCCGTAGAAAG ATACAAATCATTGGATCTTACGGAGGGAGGGCAAGGCAGGATCTGCCAAAGTTGGTCAGATTGGCAGAATCAGGCATATTTGATCTAGCTAATGCTGTTTCTAGAAGGTACAAGTTTGAGGAGAGTAACGAAGCATTCCAGGAACTCAATAAGGGAAGCATTGTTGGTCGGGCAGTGGTTGAGATAATGTAA